A portion of the Sabethes cyaneus chromosome 3, idSabCyanKW18_F2, whole genome shotgun sequence genome contains these proteins:
- the LOC128743680 gene encoding uncharacterized protein LOC128743680 produces the protein MSVGKTSTRRSKKCYGYTDEDIKKAIAMVVREEYSLRQAAKACNIPRTSLAYYLKNATAVRKASKMRPEEEDFLLQWITDCCQRGFTIKKRNVLAAAEQLIQQSKESRMNPFVGGTYYEQFLERWLSTDKIKDRKFSGVVPDWYTHLDKYLSEGNFNHILNNPNRIFLCDEFKFKERMDVPESIKTALGDTNLLYTVTASGNVLQPLIVYPYKREIMDEVVRTAPKNCAIVPQQQGTVTPKILIAYLKRVLHEFIEKHHIPKPVIVYIDESQIDLTLELTTTCKNLNIILLGLTCQVMKPTVSLFRDVATGWTQEVQRWCQANAVRNFPIAECARTMQNVNQKYIVRTSIAKDFNDSLLFPWRHRSENGSVSQRTIGTMDELEDDEMEIEQFLQDVSEDEDEDEGTLSTSTVEATPSTEPKDTETAQQNLQKLETESDISESTIIRLRYDNFRGLLGKQLTEKCRKNYGSPNPIFSSRAERALFEIYRRFQSSQDQSASVRRNDVIEIVEIGDD, from the exons ATGAGCGTTGGAAAAA CGTCAACAAGACGATCGAAGAAATGTTATGGCTATACGGATGAAGACATTAAAAAGGCAATAGCCATGGTCGTTAGGGAAGAATACTCCTTACGGCAGGCGGCGAAAGCCTGTAATATCCCTAGGACTTCCTTGGCATACTATTTGAAAAATGCCACTGCTGTCAGGAAAGCGAGTAAAATGCGACCGGAGGAAGAGGATTTTCTACTACAGTGGATAACGGACTGTTGTCAGAGAGGGTTCACTATCAAGAAACGAAACGTACTGGCTGCTGCTGAGCAATTGATACAGCAGAGTAAAGAATCCAGAATGAATCCTTTCGTAGGTGGAACGTACTATGAGCAGTTTCTCGAAAGGTGGTTATCGACTGACAAAATAAAAGACCGAAAATTCAGCGGCGTTGTTCCCGATTGGTACACCCATCTGGATAAGTATCTTTCCGAAGGAAACTTCAATCACATACTGAACAATCCGAATCGAATTTTTCTGTGCGATGAATTCAAGTTTAAAGAACGCATGGATGTACCGGAGAGTATAAAAACCGCTCTGGGGGATACCAATTTACTCTATACGGTGACGGCGTCCGGAAATGTTCTTCAACCGCTAATAGTATATCCATACAAAAGAGAAATCATGGATGAAGTTGTACGGACAGCTCCAAAAAATTGTGCAATAGTGCCACAACAGCAAGGTACGGTAACACCGAAAATACTCATCGCCTATTTAAAACGG GTCCTCCACGAGTTCATTGAAAAACACCACATTCCAAAACCAGTAATCGTCTATATTGACGAATCGCAAATTGATCTCACGCTGGAACTAACTACAACTTGCAAAAATTTAAACATCATCTTGCTCGGTCTAACCTGCCAGGTGATGAAACCCACGGTTAGTTTATTTCGCGATGTTGCCACCGGCTGGACCCAGGAAGTGCAACGATGGTGCCAAGCTAACGCCGTGCGAAACTTTCCGATTGCTGAATGTGCTCGAACAATGCAGAATGTGAATCAAAAATATATCGTTCGAACAAGTATTGCCAAAGATTTCAACGACAGTCTTCTGTTTCCCTGGCGGCATCGATCAGAGAACGGTTCGGTATCTCAAAGGACAATCGGCACTATGGATGAGTTAGAGGATGATGAAATGGAAATTGAGCAATTCCTGCAGGATGTTAGCGAAGacgaggatgaggatgagggtACTCTTTCAACTTCGACGGTGGAAGCAACCCCGTCAACTGAGCCAAAAGATACTGAAACTGCAcaacaaaatttgcaaaaattagAAACTGAAAGCGACATTTCGGAGAGCACAATCATACGGTTAAGGTACGACAATTTTCGAGGACTGTTGGGTAAGCAGTTGACGGAAAAGTGCAGAAAAAACTACGGTTCGCCAAATCCGATATTTTCCAGTAGAGCCGAGAGGGCATTGTTTGAAATCTATCGCAGATTTCAAAGCTCCCAGGATCAGTCTGCTAGCGTTCGTAGGAATGATGTTATCGAAATAGTCGAGATAGGTGACGACTGA
- the LOC128743183 gene encoding JNK1/MAPK8-associated membrane protein produces MLKTVDKCPGLYCGRSLLENASLSECGACLRGFRVNEQYLCAPCRNDLSEHDWLYLGFMAILPLIIHWFCIDLNAQQRKFTRGELILHASACIEVLGSAVLTILFTDPIFELRVNSCGVRKLSDWYTLFHNPTPNYETTLYCTQEAVYPLQTMIFLFYLFCITFMMIIRPFLNIKFLPFRGKMAVYYALYIFPILTLLHAVAGGLIYYSFPYLSIVISVVSNALHFSIKLDQTMKSLLETSVTQMRNVTIILGHWLLLAYGIISIPYDISYFSLMLVPVPALFYIFTAKYTHPDNFK; encoded by the exons ATGCTGAAAACAGTAGACAAGTGTCCCGGTTTATACTGTGGCCGATCGTTGCTGGAAAATGCGTCGCTCAGTGAGTGCGGTGCGTGTCTACGTGGCTTCCGGGTGAACGAACAGTACCTCTGTGCACCGTGCCGGAATGACCTCAGCGAGCACGATTGGTTGTATCTGGGCTTTATGGCAATATTGCCGTTAATCATCCACTGGTTCTGCATCGATTTGAATGCCCAGCAGAGGAAGTTCACCAGGGGTGAACTGATACTGCACGCCAGCGCCTGCATCGAAGTGTTGGGGTCAGCCGTCCTCACAATCCTGTTTACGGACCCCATCTTTGAGCTGCGAGTTAATTCCTGTGGTGTACGCAAGCTGTCCGACTGGTACACCTTGTTCCACAATCCAACGCCCAACTATGAGACGACCTTGTACTGCACCCAGGAAGCGGTTTACCCCTTGCAGACTatgatttttcttttctatttgtTTTGCATCACCTTTATGATGATCATTCGGCCGTTTCTCAACATTAAATTcttaccatttcgcggaaaaatgGCCGTCTACTATGCGTTATACATCTTCCCGATACTCACGTTGCTTCATGCAGTCGCAGGAGGACTTATTT attatTCATTCCCCTACTTGAGCATAGTGATTTCAGTCGTTTCCAATGCGCTTCATTTCTCAATTAAGCTGGATCAAACAATGAAATCTCTCCTGGAAACATCCGTTACCCAGATGCGCAATGTAACCATCATTC TCGGTCATTGGCTTCTGCTGGCGTATGGTATTATTTCGATACCTTATGATATTTCCTACTTTTCGTTAATGCTCGTTCCGGTGCCAGCTTTGTTCTACATATTCACCGCAAAGTATACCCATCCGGATAATTTTAAGTAG
- the LOC128741442 gene encoding heterogeneous nuclear ribonucleoprotein M, with protein sequence MDNDNNDQQNNRDRSRRSDRGRNNSRYSNDRDRSRDRDRDRSDCRRIYVSNVPYEYRWQDLKDLFRKEVGDVSFVELFHDESNKPRGCGIVEFEKAEHVQLALDKMNRFDINGRQLVIKEDYGNERDKYGRVVPKSFRGNERDGGNDNRRRDRDDDRISGRDDGVGFNPDFNTYGLSIKFLEGLGIQGPLHTRIFIANLDYKVDAKKLKQVFKLAGKVQNVDLSVDKDGNSRGFAVIEYDHPVEAVQAISMFDHQMLFDRRMTVRLDRVLEKGELNRLPEGLKGVGIGLGPNGEPLKDVARNLPSLQQNNQLQNNPIQNAAPTPVQPPLAGNLLGAAGSNLSGLNSNLAAQLSSVVGLSNLTGNLQNSILSNAAAAGLSNLTGLGNLGAAAGAGGLGGGGLAGLGGSGASALAGLGSLGGGGGGGGGNDSGLGGGNFNQNYSSGAFGGSGGGNRGGNDYDLGSSNVRNYSTAPNDDYGRNYGNINNGNRKVSDTIIIRNMPSSWTWQTLRDKFRDVGEVKFAEIRGQDTGVVRFAKERDAEVAIKLMDGSRFDGRTVDVTFF encoded by the exons ATGGATAACGATAACAATGATCAGCAGAACAATCGCGACCGCTCCCGTCGTAGCGATCGTGGACGTAACAACTCCCGCTATAGTAACGATCGTGACCGCAGCCGCGACCGCGACCGGGATCGTAGTGATTGTCGGCGAATCTACGTTTCCAACGTACCGTACGAGTACCGTTGGCAGGATCTGAAGGATCTATTCCGTAAGGAGGTCGGAGATGTGTCTTTTGTTGAGCTTTTCCACGATGAGTCGAACAAACCGCGTGGCTGCGGAATTGTTGAGTTCGAAAAAGCGGAACACGTCCAACTGGCGTTGGATAAGATGAATCGCTTCGACATCAACGGGCGCCAGCTGGTTATCAAGGAGGACTACGGTAACGAGCGGGACAAATACGGTCGCGTCGTACCCAAGTCATTCCGTGGCAATGAACGCGATGGTGGCAACGACAATCGTCGGCGCGATCGAGATGACGACCGAAT CTCGGGACGTGACGATGGCGTTGGCTTCAATCCGGACTTCAATACCTACGGTCTCAGCATCAAGTTTTTGGAAGGTCTCGGTATTCAGGGGCCTCTGCATACCCGTATTTTCATCGCGAAT CTTGATTACAAGGTCGATGCTAAAAAGCTGAAGCAAGTTTTCAAGCTTGCCGGTAAGGTCCAGAATGTGGACCTCTCCGTCGACAAGGACGGCAACAGTCGAGGTTTCGCAGTCATTGAGTACGATCATCCGGTGGAAGCCGTTCAAGCTATTTCGATGTTCGATCATCAAATGTTGTTCGACCGTCGCATGACCGTCCGCCTCGATCGCGTGCTGGAGAAGGGCGAATTGAACCGTCTGCCGGAAGGTTTGAAGGGTGTCGGCATCGGTCTGGGACCGAACGGTGAACCTCTGAAGGACGTTGCCCGCAATCTCCCATCGCTGCAGCAAAATAATCAACTTCAGAACAATCCCATCCAGAATGCGGCTCCTACTCCGGTTCAACCTCCACTCGCTGGCAATTTGCTTGGGGCAGCCGGTAGTAATCTTTCTGGGCTGAATTCGAATCTTGCTGCTCAGTTGAGCAGCGTGGTTGGTCTGTCCAATTTGACCGGTAATTTGCAAAATTCTATCTTGAGCAATGCGGCAGCAGCCGGTCTGTCAAACTTAACTGGCTTGGGTAACTTGGGAGCTGCTGCTGGCGCCGGTGGGCTTGGCGGTGGTGGTCTTGCGGGACTCGGTGGATCTGGGGCATCTGCGCTGGCCGGTTTAGGTTCGCTCGGCGGCGGTGGTGGCGGAGGCGGTGGCAACGACAGTGGTCTGGGCGGTggcaatttcaaccaaaattatTCGTCTGGAGCATTCGGCGGTAGCGGTGGAGGTAACCGCGGAGGAAATGACTATGATCTCGGATCTTCCAACGTCCGTAACTACAGCACTGCACCGAATGATGATTATGGTCGCAATTACGGAAATATCAATAATGGCAACCGGAAAGTCTCCGACACGATTATCATTCGTAAC ATGCCATCCTCGTGGACTTGGCAGACATTGAGAGATAAGTTCCGCGATGTTGGGGAAGTTAAGTTCGCTGAAATTCGTGGTCAGGATACGGGAGTTGTTCGCTTTGCCAAAGAGCGAGATGCCGAAGTTGCCATAA aacTTATGGATGGTTCGCGTTTCGATGGTCGCACCGTTGATGTCACTTTCTTCTAA